TCAGCCTTTCCTTCTCCTGACTCGTGATCGGGCCAGAGCAGCAGGTCCAGCTTACCTGctttccgtccccagcaccaccaggagtgatctccgagcataGCGCCAGGGaactcctgagtactgttgggacCCAGAGCCCCCCAAAGCGAAAGCAATCCCTGAAGGAAGGCTCAGTTTCACGCGCGTGTGCGCCGACTTTCGGGGggggaatgtgtatgtgtgtgcttgtgtgtgtgtgtgtgtgtgtgtgtgtgcgggcgcATGTGTGCGTGCTTACGGAGGTGTGTGCttggctgactccaggctctgcgctcagggatcctggtgggctcagggaccgtatggggggtggggactgAGCCAGGTGGGCCACCCTTGgccctgttgctccagcccctcagttgttGATCGTATTTGGAAGTGGCTTAGCGGCGCCAGAGTCCGTGCTTGTCAGGGTCAGGGGGCCAGGGGACACAGGTGCTCTACAGCCAGAGCTGCAGTCTTCCTGCCCCGGGAGTTGGGAGCTGGTTTTGTTGTCCTGTCATTTGCTCCCTTGTGAGAAAGTCGCAGCCAGGTACAGAATTGAGCCCTTCCTGTCGCAGACTGCACAGAGGGGTGGCAGCGCCAAGGGGGACGGATTTGTCCAACTTGGGCATCTCGAAGGCCCTTTGACTTTTCTCTGAGACTGTGGGGTGCCTAGAAAGGGCGGAGTCTCTCCCCTGGGGGCCCACCGTGGGCCAGAACACATCTCCCGGTGTCACTTGGGCACTGAGTAGAGTGAACAAGCAAGAGAGAAATTTCAGCGGGTATGGAAATGTGAAGTTTTCTCGAACCCTGCAGAACTGTCGGCTTTTAATTTTCCCTTATTTTGTGTGGggctcacccagtggtgctcaggacttggtgGGCAGGAGGGACCAGATGGCATGCCGGGGCGAAGCTGGAGTGCCCTTCCCGCTGGCCCCATCCAGCTCTGTAATGAAGAGGCTTCCTTCCCCGCAGAGAGTCCCCAAGACACCGGCAGGGCCAGGGACCCTTGCGGAGCCCGTGGTGCCGTCCATCCTGCCTGGGGCCCCAGGCCACTCGGGCCGCTccttggtgggctcagagggccaCAGGCCACTGCTCAGGAACTGAACTCAGCCTCGTGCTCCGGCCCTGGGTGTCTCTGTGCTCCCTGCAGTGTACCTTGAGGTGCACGTGAGGGTGGTCGCCACGGCAGACTTGCCTTCCAGTACCCGCATTCTCTCTGCCCCTCGCCCCGCTCTGTGGGCCTGAGGCCCAGTGTTACCCGGGCCCCGTTCTGTCTGGGCTTGTCCCTTGCCTGTAGCGGTTGATCTGGGGCCAGAGACGGGACAGGGAAGGgtgaccttgcatgcggcccactcAGATTCACAACCCGGCATTGCAGAATAATTCCAGCACACTGCAGGGTGACCCAAGACCCTCCAAAGAAAGAACAGGAAAGGCAAGGCCCTGGGAGGCGCAGTCCTGGCAGCTGTGTCTGGGGCTGTcccccggcgggggggggggggttcccagGCCGCTGCGTCTGTGCCCTTAGGAGCCCCTGGTTTGGCACCGAGGGGCATGCCTCTGGGGGTGGAAGTTACGTTCTCGTGTGCCGGCCCGGGTCTGGGGGAGGCCTGCAGCCCACCCTCCGCGTCGGGAGATGGGCGCGGGGGCTGCCGGGAGGCCTGCGCTGTGCAGAGACCAGGGCCAGGTGTGTGAGGGAGAGGAGACTCTCCCGAGATGAACCCCAGACAGGCCCAGGGTGCTTGGTTGTTTCTGGGGggaggcccacacccagcagtgctcagggcttactcctagctctgtgctcagaggtggaaCCCAGGTTGCTGCGCgcaggcagacaccctccctgctgtaccaggTGACCTTGGAGCGGCTCATCCCTGGCCGGCTGCCGAAGGGCACCTTGCGGGCTGGCCAGTCTGGAGGCGGTAGGCAGAGCTTGCTGGCGCTCCCCCGcgagcctccagggctgctctCGGCAGGGCGCCTGCCTCTCCCAGCTCCTCGCTCACAGCAGGGCAGCCGTGCCCCTACCCATCCTGCCCCCGCGGTGCCTGGCGGGATGTGTCTACTTCTAAGACGGTCGGTTGGTTTGTTTTCAAGGTCTTGTGGTCTGATTCCTCAGTGACGTCAGTAACCAAGTCTTCTTCTGAAGTGACCGAATTTATCTCAAAGGTAAGGCCCAAGGCTGCCTCCCACAGTTCCTCCCGCCAGCCGGGGACAGCAGGGGGCCAGGTCACACCCTCTATACGCTCCCGCACCTGCACACTCACCCGCACGCGGGCACCTcggcccctctccccttccctccctccctccttccctccctccctcctctttgcttccctcctctcctcctccctctccttctctgccCTGGCCCCGTCCCTCCCCGGCTCCTCGATGCTTCCTGGCCCTGAGCGCTCCTTGGGATGCTCAGCCTCTTCCGGAGAATCAGGCCCTGATGCGTCCTTCCGGTCCGGGGCCCACAGTGAGCGGGTGGCACCTATGGGGGTGCCCGTGTGGGTCGGCCGACAGCCCACCTCGCTCTCGCCCCGCAGCTCTCACAGCTGCACCCTGAGGACAGCCTGGAGAAGTTCACCCCCTGCGTGGCTGGCGCGGACTCTTTCTACGGAGGGCGCAACCACACGGACCTGGAGGCGGATCTGAGGTAGCGTGGGCAGGCCCGGTGGGCTCCTGAGGAAGGAGGCCTACCCCCGCGGCCCACCTGGGCGCAGGCGACCCTTCGCGCTGCGCAGTCCCCTCAGGGCTTGCGAGCCTGGGGACTGTGAAGGAGGAGCGAGACGGGGCCCCGCCGCCTCGGCCTGGCTCCTGAGGCCCTGCTTGCTCCCAGGTGTCTGACCTCACTCCCCGCCCACGTCCTGCGGAACGAGCACGCCAGGGGCTTCTTTAGCACCTCGTCTCCCGCCCAACAGCTTCAAAGTCCAAGTGAGTGTGTGGCAGGGCGGGTGTGGCCGGGCGCCTTCTGCCAGCGTCACGGTCCTTGTTCCCCtccaggccccagcaccccagccctcGCGAAAGTTGGCACCACCGTGGGCACGTCTGGGAGGTGAGCGGCTGCTCCGTGTCTGTCTGGGGACGGGTGACTCGGGGGCCAGCAGAGGTTGGGCgagaggggaggggccggggctgaCCCTCAGCACCCAGAAGCAAAGTGCAGGAAACGCCTCCGTCCTGTCGTGCCGTCCCACAGGGGACCTGGCCTCGGGCTGCCTCCAGAAGGAGGGGGGGTGCACCTCCACAGCACACCTCTGCCCGCAGGGCCCCGGGCAGCCTGAGGGCTCAGACACGTGCACAGAGCGTGCACACCGACACGCTCACAGGCACATATGCAGATGTGTATGCACACGCAGATGCACACATTCACAGGCACATGACAGATGCGTGAGCACACGCAGGCACTCTTACTCACACGTGCGGACACGCCTGGACTCCGAGCCTGGCTCAGGGGGGTGTGACGGCCGCTAGCCCTGTGCGGTGTGTCGCCCACAGGCCCGTGTGTGGAGTGGCGGGGATCCCGTCGGCCCAGAGCAGCGCCCAGCATCACCTGCAGCACACGGCCAGCGCCGCCGCCGTGCCACACTGCTCACACTCGGGGGCGCCTGGCGCGGCGCTGGCTTACCGTGCGCAGATGGACCCCTCGCCCGCGCTCCTCATGCCTTCTGGCCTGcagcccgccccaccccaggaGCAGAACGGGATCTTAGACTGGCTGAGGAAGCTGCGTCTGCACAAGTACTACCCGGTCTTCAAGCAGCTCACGATGGAGAAGGTGAGTCTGCGGGGCGGGCTCTGCCCACCCATCGCTGTGTCTGCATTTGCTTGGAGTGCATAAAGGAGCCAGCTTGCCGTGGCAGCAGCCTTGGGGGCAGAGGGCACGGGCACTGGTGCCGCACCCACTCCCCAAAGCCCGGCCCTGCCattccccccacctgccctgtgATCACTGTGCCAGGTCTCCGGCAGCCGGTCCTGCGGAGGGAGATGGTGCCCAGTAGCTCTGGCCTGCACCCTGCCTGTGCATGCGGATGCCCGCAGTCAGGCTCCCCTGGACAGTGCCGGGGTCTTCACAGACCAATGAGACCAGACGTGCTCTGTGTCTGAACCCTGAGGGTGCCCAGTGAGGTGCCGCTGTACCTTGGGACAGTCATGGCCCCTGTCTGGGAAGGGGCCTCTGCTCTGCGTGACCTTCTGGTAACTGTGTCTTACCTCCTTGTGAAGTTTCTGAGCCTCACTGAGGAAGATCTGAACAAATTTGAATCCCTCACCATGGGGGCAAAGAAAAAGCTCAAGACTcagctggagctggagaagtaagtggggcactgggcaggggtgCGTCCCGGGCTGGCGGGCTCGCCCTCACTCCTTCCTGCTTGCTGGGCACAGGGAGAAGTCGGAGAAGCGGTGCCTGAACCCCTCGACGGCGCCCCCAGTCAGCAGCGGCGTGGCCCGGGTGCCCCCCACCAGCCACGTGGGCCCCGTGCAGGCTGTGCGGGGGGGCAGCCCCGCTGCCGGTGAGTGTCCCTGGGAGCAGAGGCACCGGCTCTGCGGGAGGGCGCGGGAGAATCGGAAACACGAGGGGTGAGACGCCCAGGGAGGGGCCGAGCGTCCCGCGAGACTGTGCTGGGTCTCCCGTCTGCGCCCGGCTCGCCCTCCATGGCCCGGGGCCTGCAGCCGTGCCTGTTTCCCGCAGCGCTGCGGGTGGAGGTGGAGCCGCCCCCTCACCAGGCCGCCCGGGAAGGCAGCTCGTCTGagtgctccagctcctccccaaGCCCCATGGGGGTGCAGGCCCGGGAAGAGAGCTCCGATAGCGCTGAGGAGAACGAAAGACGTAAGGCCGCCCGCCGGGCCCTGCCGCcatgccccaccccgccccgccccgccgctgtGCTGACGCTGTCCCCTGTGCAGGTGTGGAGCTTCCCCTGGAGGGCGCCTGCGACAAGGAGAAGCCCGTGACGCTGCTCAGCCACTTCGCTGCGCCCTCCACCAGGCCCACGGCCCAGGTCCTCCCGGTGCAGAACGAGGCGAGCTCCAACCCACCGGCCCacccgcccctggccccgccgCTGCTGCCCGCAGCCCCCCACCTGACGCCCCTGCGCATGCTGAGCTCCGTGCACAAGGCCGAGCGGGGCAGCGCCGACACGCAGCTCCTCCCGGCCTCGGTGCACTCGCTGCTGGCCCTCGAGGACAGGGGCAAGGTCTCGGGACCGAGGAGCGGCCTGAAAGTGGACAAGAGCTTCGGCAGTGCCGTGCTGGACGTGCTGCCCACGGCTGCCTCCCACCAGCCCGTGCAGGTCCTCTCCGGACTCGCTGAGGGCAGCTCTGTGCCCGCCACCATCTCCTTTGGACCCCGGGCCAAGGTCATGCCCGCTGCTGCCCTGGACAGAGTGCTGAAGCCCGCAGCACCGCCTGTCCTGGGCACAGAGACCAGCAGCGCAGCCTCGGGGACCGCCAGTGCTGTCTTCCACGTGGCCCGGCCACCTGTCAAGCTGCTGGTGTCGGCCTCTGTGCCCGCCGAGTCTGCGCCCTCGAACAGCGTGCAGATAAGCGTGCCCCCGGCCATTGTCCCCCCGCGGACGGCTCTGTACACGGCCAGCACCAAAGCTGCTTTCCCTGCCATGGGCCCCCTGCAGGGCAGCTTCTGCACGGGCAGCGGCTccgcagcccccagcagccacgccCCGGCCTCCTTCTCCAGCATGGCCGCGGCGCCCAGCTGCCCGGCGCCCAGCTCCAGCCCTGCGCTCTCCTCTGCCCCCGACAGCAGCTTCTACAGCGGCGGCAGCGGCTCCCCCGGGAACATTCCTGCCTCCAGCCAgggccatcaccaccaccatgcGCCTGCCCCGCAgcagcccgcgcccgccccgccgcccggctGCGTGGTCTGTACCTCCTGCGGCTGCAGCGGGAGCTGTGGGTCCAGCGGCCTGACCGTCAGCTACGCCAACTACTTCCAGCACCCCTTCTCCGGGCCCTCggtcttccccttccccttcctgccctTCAGCCCTGTGTGTGGTGGCGGCTATGTGGGTGCGCAGCAGTACGGCAGTGGCGCCTTCCCGGCCGTGCACTCGCCCTACGGTGGCGGCGTGGCGCCCGAGCCGGTGCTGGGGGGCCAGTCGTCCTTCGCGGTGCCGCCCATGCGCAGCTTCCTGGGGGCGGGCATGTACCAGGCCCAGGGACTGGTGGGCACCAGCAACGGCTCTGGCCACAAAAAGAGCGGGAACCTGTCGTGTTACAACTGTGGGGCCACAGGCCACCGCGCGCATGACTGCAAGCAGCCGTCCATGGACTTCAACCGGCAAGGTAAAGGCCGCCGGGCAAGGGCAGACAGAGGCCCGCGTCGCCCTCTTAGCACAGACGGCGCCTTGGGCCGGCCAGGCTGGGCTGTCCCCACGGCCTCTGGTTCTCGTTCCGCAGTGGGACCGGATGGCAGGGAAGGGGCCGGCTGCCCCCCTGGCCTGGGCCTGTGAGTTCCTTCCCCCACCAGCATAGCCCAGGCTGCAGGTGGCTCCCTTCTCCTGTGGCCTGTCACCTGGCGTCACGCCTGTACCTGGTACTGTGCccccctctcctgctcccttccctgcccccccaccccgtgcccgcTTGTCTccagagtggggctgggggcttctcaTCATCTTTCACTGAGTCTGCTTCTTGCCGTTGGGTTTGCGGGTGAACATGACACGTTCAGTCACTGCCACCTTGGTGCTCTGCTCAGAGACGGCTGAGACGCGGCCGCGGCTGCTGTGCGGGCTCTGCTGAGACGGTCTCTCTTCTCTGCAGGTACTTTCAGGTTGAAATACGCGCCTCCAGCCGAGAGTCTGGACTCCACAGACTGACGCTTCCGCGGGCAGCAGAACACTCCTGAGCCGTGGGGACACGAGGAAGGTCGAGCACAGCCCTGAGGGTGCTGCCTCACGCTTCCTCTTCTTATCCCAAAGGTGCTTCACTTCACTGGACTGGCTGGAGGCCTGGCACGGGCGAGCGTcctgctgggcactgccagcccctGGCCGGAGCTGGACGGCAGGACTCGCCCAGCGGGTGGGCTCCACAGCCCCAGGCTCACGCAGTTCCAGGGCAGCTACGAGGCGGGCTCGGGGCTGAAGGGGGGAGACCTCCCAGGCCCGCTCCGCTCAGGGACGGCGCCGTCTCGGTTCCGTCTTATTCCGAAGGTGGTGGGCTCTCGGGGGCGCGCTGAAGTCTGTAGACCCCTGCCAGTCTCTGCAGCGCGAGCACTCAGAGAACCCCTTTTTAAAGAGTCGGCACCAGCAGGCGATGTGTCCTAGTCCAGCAGACACTTAgggcccccccgccctccccagaaGCACTAGCAGCAGTTCCAGTTGGAAGACGTTTCTCTGCCAACACAGCCCAACCCCAGCGTTCAGTAGACACATCTGCTCGCAGCACCTGGATTTCTAAGGGTCCAAGTCAGAGTCCCGCGTCCTCAGACCTCGGGGTCACCGGGGCCCTCAAGGGTGCGACGCGGCTCGTCCTCCTCAGCAGAGTGGGCTTGTGCCCTCACCCCCGAGGACCTCCAGGACTCTTGCCAGTCACCCAGACGGATGCTTGGACACTGTCCACTGCAGTAGGAGGGGCGTTCTCCCGGCAGCTTCTCTGAGGCTGTGAAGAACTGTCCCGCCTCAAGGACCAGGAAAGCTCTGCAGGAGGTGCTCAGGCCCGGCCGGAGGCCACCCGGGCAGGGCAGCCCCTGGCAAGTCGGGCTCGGCACACGTGCTCCCCGGCTCCAGACCCCGCGGCCGCAGGGAGAGCCGCGAGGTCCGGAACGGGGCTTCCGTCTCCAAGGCTAAAGGGAATTTTCCTGGTCAAATAATGTTCCTTTAGATGCTAAAAGCCTTCGATATTAAAATACTGACTGGGAAGACCTGCCCAGGGATTTTTCT
This Sorex araneus isolate mSorAra2 chromosome 8, mSorAra2.pri, whole genome shotgun sequence DNA region includes the following protein-coding sequences:
- the ZCCHC14 gene encoding zinc finger CCHC domain-containing protein 14 codes for the protein MVEKRCPLQRDGVYRWFAELPSPQRVEFLCGLLDLCIPLELRFLGSCLEDLARKDYHSLRDSEIKANNPADLGSLTNLTDEVVRSKLLVSLALLGSEQREAAGVLYRTLTHIDSIIHNYGLQLNEGRTGDEFLLLFTMASNHPAFSFHQKQVLRQELTQIQSSLSGGGGGGPAKGALPTCPACHKVAPRSEAPSSSGSSSLEKALPTSAHSTEEALPKRPGSKHSKASVEKIDLKGLSHTKNERNVECSFEVLWSDSSVTSVTKSSSEVTEFISKLSQLHPEDSLEKFTPCVAGADSFYGGRNHTDLEADLRCLTSLPAHVLRNEHARGFFSTSSPAQQLQSPSPSTPALAKVGTTVGTSGRPVCGVAGIPSAQSSAQHHLQHTASAAAVPHCSHSGAPGAALAYRAQMDPSPALLMPSGLQPAPPQEQNGILDWLRKLRLHKYYPVFKQLTMEKFLSLTEEDLNKFESLTMGAKKKLKTQLELEKEKSEKRCLNPSTAPPVSSGVARVPPTSHVGPVQAVRGGSPAAALRVEVEPPPHQAAREGSSSECSSSSPSPMGVQAREESSDSAEENERRVELPLEGACDKEKPVTLLSHFAAPSTRPTAQVLPVQNEASSNPPAHPPLAPPLLPAAPHLTPLRMLSSVHKAERGSADTQLLPASVHSLLALEDRGKVSGPRSGLKVDKSFGSAVLDVLPTAASHQPVQVLSGLAEGSSVPATISFGPRAKVMPAAALDRVLKPAAPPVLGTETSSAASGTASAVFHVARPPVKLLVSASVPAESAPSNSVQISVPPAIVPPRTALYTASTKAAFPAMGPLQGSFCTGSGSAAPSSHAPASFSSMAAAPSCPAPSSSPALSSAPDSSFYSGGSGSPGNIPASSQGHHHHHAPAPQQPAPAPPPGCVVCTSCGCSGSCGSSGLTVSYANYFQHPFSGPSVFPFPFLPFSPVCGGGYVGAQQYGSGAFPAVHSPYGGGVAPEPVLGGQSSFAVPPMRSFLGAGMYQAQGLVGTSNGSGHKKSGNLSCYNCGATGHRAHDCKQPSMDFNRQGTFRLKYAPPAESLDSTD